A single region of the Syngnathus acus chromosome 6, fSynAcu1.2, whole genome shotgun sequence genome encodes:
- the tango6 gene encoding transport and Golgi organization protein 6 homolog, which translates to MTTAIISALNVLTKPAGEASGRNAQTSKEEALLLALQANREVLLEQLHSDHSLQEAKELRKDVIAHANWFLNDTEDVIWSFVQECLLLLLSLARHLSAELELFKQTPAPSAKLHTPEMAPPLPPDVLSFTQQKTVGAALQFVVSFGLCPFLAPGVGVPLGHRSAFGAMVEEMVNPHSAVRAPHQLLTTTTILLRLAELSSLATLVFTRHLGDVMAALCQLGYQPQKSKTSSTNDMQEFSEEERRNSREALQSLLVKVYQPVVIKELLILQGGAKQSSPEARSSGSRSRTAPGWLRRLCGQLLSERLMQPNGVQAVVRAILQGGTGESDWKKCDGIAKILTACPQQSASADAYYEQVCSQILELLHLKDTFTAQQFQCVATRTALYLIQDKTSFAQPYLLLPLLGPLYHCITAADDVHGQVAVEEWEMTRCVEDINKIWVMGNSPSTRLLGALEEVLPVVFTLFCFTKQNVSNLRGPCQDILLWYLSHAETSAVLSLLRQLSGLKDQKNDVATGFHFTPGSNGGVQLSCREGCSDEDDALYEKLSGEQWRLECLMHLLAELKDSDVPGDFFLDLLHELTSWAAVAAEEEEKDGQQLDIASMTLLELEQQQQGCVARQSHALALLHLLAVMVESLQHTVVLRKNIQVVDFIDSLLQRACIVLEKANGVIIENPIENQTLSMGMGLVATLLSGPQLTVDVYSSMSRLLRPLETLSQQHPEVFIQELASNLRAIIATHGAYRPDNLTSGAFPGSKDCHVSPNDNNLPSMRKNKIETKTTQTCPPSPLSLNNTLQQSHIKQSTSSEGSLAGESSRSSKAFSDWLLEACHPDVPTRAFALRNLTQMVRSKDQEIVQAQEKVLTLFLENLEHEDSFVYLSAIQGLASLADFYPERILERLLKDFQHGSSLSTSNKGHSLEFRLKMGEVLMRASRAMGELAPHIGRPLLSVFLRGTRDSDQSIRASSLSNLGELCQRLDYALGPLAQEMSSCLTALIKTEKEAEVRRAAVHVITLLLRGLSDKTTQVLSDVLLDLYRALKWVVRADPDEVAVLHAQLALEELDDIMRSLIFPKQKLEKKIVVLP; encoded by the exons ATGACTACGGCAATAATCTCGGCGTTGAATGTGCTTACGAAACCTGCTGGTG AGGCATCTGGACGTAATGCACAAACCTCAAAGGAGGAGGCGCTTTTGTTAGCATTGCAGGCGAACAGAGAAGTTCTCCTGGAGCAGCTGCACAGTGACCACAGTTTGCAGGAGGCGAAGGAACTGAGGAAGGATGTGATTGCTCACGCAAACTGGTTCTTAAATGATACAGAGGATGTAATATGGAGCTTTGTCCAGGAGTGTCTCCTTCTGCTGCTCAGTTTAGCACGCCACCTCTCTGCTGAACTCGAGCTTTTTAAGCAGACACCTGCTCCCTCTGCTAAACTACACACCCCTGAGATGGCTCCACCCTTACCACCAGACGTCCTCAGTTTCACTCAACAGAAAACAGTTGGGGCAGCCCTTCAGTTTGTGGTTTCTTTTGGCCTCTGCCCATTTTTGGCTCCAGGAGTCGGTGTGCCACTGGGTCACAGGTCTGCATTTGGCGCAATGGTGGAAGAAATGGTGAATCCTCATAGTGCTGTTAGAGCACCACACCAGCTTCTCACAACGACAACTATCTTGTTGCGTTTAGCGGAACTGTCATCTCTTGCCACACTGGTGTTCACCCGACACCTGGGAGATGTGATGGCGGCACTCTGTCAGCTTGGCTATCAGCCGCAGAAGTCCAAGACAAGCAGCACAAATGATATGCAG GAGTTCAGTGAAGAGGAACGTAGAAATAGTCGAGAGGCTCTCCAAAGTCTTCTGGTAAAAGTGTATCAACCAGTCGTGATCAAGGAGCTCCTTATTTTACAAGGTGGAGCCAAACAG TCGAGTCCAGAAGCAAGGTCCAGTGGTTCCAGAAGCAGGACAGCTCCTGGTTGGCTGAGGCGCCTTTGTGGTCAGTTACTGTCTGAGCGTCTGATGCAACCAAATGGAGTCCAAGCTGTAGTCAGAGCCATCCTGCAAGGAGGAACAG GTGAGTCAGACTGGAAGAAATGTGACGGGATTGCCAAGATTCTCACAGCATGCCCGCAGCAGTCTGCATCAGCCGACGCTTACTATGAGCAAGTCTGTTCTCAG ATCCTCGAGCTCCTGCACCTCAAAGACACCTTCACAGCCCAACAGTTTCAGTGTGTGGCCACCAGGACAGCTCTCTACCTGATACAAGACAAGACCAGTTTTGCTCAGCCCTACTTGCTGCTTCCTCTGTTGGGTCCTCTCTATCACTGCATCACTGCTGCTG atGATGTTCACGGCCAAGTTGCTGTGGAGGAATGGGAGATGACACGGTGTGTAGAGGACATTAACAAG ATTTGGGTTATGGGCAACAGTCCTTCGACTCGTCTTCTCGGCGCATTAGAAGAAGTGCTTCCAGTTGTCTTCACACTCTTCTGTTTCACCAAGCAGAATGTCTCCAACCTACg AGGCCCGTGTCAGGATATTTTGCTGTGGTATCTGAGCCATGCTGAGACCTCTGCGGTCCTGTCACTACTCAGGCAGCTCTCAGGTTTGAAGGATCAGAAGAATGATGTGGCAACAGGCTTTCATTTCACCCCTGGCAGCAATGGTGGAGTTCAACTTAGCTGCAGAGAAGGCTGCAG TGATGAGGATGATGCGCTGTATGAAAAGCTGTCAGGGGAGCAGTGGAGGTTGGAATGTCTGATGCACCTGCTGGCTGAACTCAAAGACAGTGATGTCCCTGGAGATTTCTTCCTTGACCTGCTGCAC gagctaacaAGCTGGGCGGCAGTGGCGgcagaagaagaggagaaagaTGGACAGCAATTGGACATAGCCTCCATGACTCTCTTGGAGTtggagcagcagcaacagggtTGTGTTGCAAGGCAAAGCCACGCATTGGCTTTGCTTCACTTGTTGGCCGTTATGGTGGAGTCCCTTCAGCATACGGTTGTGCTGAGAAAAAACATACAG GTGGTTGATTTTATTGACTCACTGCTTCAGAGGGCATGCATTGTTCTGGAGAAGGCAAATGGTGTTATTATTGAAAACCCAATAGAAAACCAAACGCTGAGTATGGGGATGGGCCTGGTGGCAACTCTGCTCTCCGGACCCCAG CTTACTGTTGACGTCtactcatcaatgtcaagACTGCTCCGGCCGCTCGAAACTCTTTCTCAGCAACACCCAGAGGTGTTCATCCAGGAACTGGCTTCAAATTTAAGAGCAATCATTGCCACTCACGGTGCCTACCGACCAGATAACCTCACTAGCGGTGCCTTCCCAGGTTCCAAAGACTGTCATGTGTCACCCAATGACAACAATCTGCCttcaatgagaaaaaataagaTTGAAACTAAAACAACACAGACTTGTCCTCCATCACCTCTGTCTCTCAACAACACGCTTCAACAATCCCATATCAAACAATCAACGTCCTCTGAGGGCTCTTTGGCAGGTGAAAGTTCACGTTCCTCGAAGGCCTTTTCTGATTGGCTACTCGAGGCGTGTCACCCCGATGTTCCAACCAGAGCATTTGCCCTGAGGAACTTGACCCAAATGGTGCGATCCAAAGACCAAGAAATTGTACAAGCTCAGGAGAAAGTCCTAACT CTCTTCCTTGAAAACTTGGAGCATGAGGACTCCTTTGTCTACCTGTCAGCCATTCAAG GACTTGCTTCATTGGCTGATTTCTATCCTGAGAGAATTCTGGAAAGGCTCCTGAAAGACTTTCAACATGGTTCCTCGCTCTCCACATCCAATAAGGGCCACTCCTTGGAATTTCGCCTTAAAATGGGTGAAGTCCTAATGAGGGCAAGCAGAGCTATGG GGGAGTTGGCACCCCACATCGGTCGTCCCCTGCTGTCGGTGTTCCTGAGAGGAACCAGAGACTCTGACCAAAGCATCCGTGCCAGCAGTCTCTCTAATCTGGGAGAACTGTGCCAGAGACTGGACTATGCACTGGGTCCGCTGGCTCAGGAG ATGAGCTCCTGTCTTACTGCCTTGATAAAGACAGAGAAAGAAGCAGAGGTGAGGAGAGCTGCTGTTCACGTTATCACCCTACTGCTCCGAGGCCTCAGTGACAAAACCACCCAG GTCCTCAGCGATGTTCTGCTGGACCTGTACCGAGCTCTTAAGTGGGTCGTTCGAGCTGACCCGGATGAGGTCGCCGTGCTTCATGCCCAGCTCGCTCTTGAGGAGCTGGACGACATTATGCGAAGCCTCATCttcccaaaacaaaagctggAGAAGAAGATAGTTGTCTTGCCGTAa